A DNA window from Rubripirellula tenax contains the following coding sequences:
- a CDS encoding GTPase, translating to MIDRDHATPRASQTVACVLTGGGRSAVAVVAIAGEKAKAIVDRYFDPAFRRTFRPGQVRYGQWVGQDDSAVATESVVITPLDDSSFEVHCHGGVAATRRIMDDLAVAGALAIEPNQWVCGRMPPLIAEATAVLAGCVTARTAAIAMDQVRGALQGWATTSFDGLQQSPVSAHDVRLQAADILRSAVVTARLTVPFRVVLVGPPNVGKSSLVNAIVGYDRSITMDVAGTTRDVLHADTVIDGLPIRISDTAGIRVSDEPIEREGIKRARGAAVDADLVVRVVQPGIPPLDDVVHAATIDVMNKMDTLASDSCVDQSVVGTIATTGQGIELLMDRIVSVLTQAMPSPGAAAAINRRQAWLIRAIAESDDAVAQTMLLQELLTPTSDHESQFDE from the coding sequence GTGATTGATCGAGATCATGCAACACCTCGCGCATCGCAAACGGTCGCCTGTGTCCTGACCGGCGGTGGTCGAAGTGCCGTCGCCGTGGTGGCCATCGCGGGGGAAAAAGCCAAAGCGATCGTGGATCGGTACTTTGACCCTGCGTTTCGCCGGACCTTTCGACCCGGACAAGTTCGATACGGCCAATGGGTTGGACAGGATGATTCGGCGGTGGCGACGGAGTCAGTTGTAATAACCCCATTGGACGACAGCTCATTCGAAGTCCACTGTCACGGCGGCGTCGCGGCGACGCGCCGAATCATGGACGACTTGGCTGTGGCGGGTGCGTTGGCGATCGAACCGAATCAATGGGTCTGCGGCCGCATGCCGCCATTGATCGCCGAGGCGACCGCGGTCTTGGCCGGTTGTGTCACGGCAAGAACAGCAGCGATCGCCATGGATCAGGTCCGCGGTGCACTGCAGGGTTGGGCAACCACGTCGTTCGATGGCCTGCAACAGTCGCCCGTGTCAGCACACGATGTAAGGCTGCAAGCCGCAGACATTTTGCGGTCAGCCGTGGTCACTGCTCGCTTGACGGTGCCGTTTCGAGTGGTGTTGGTAGGCCCGCCCAATGTGGGGAAAAGCAGTTTGGTCAACGCGATCGTTGGCTACGACCGCAGCATCACGATGGATGTGGCCGGTACAACGCGCGACGTCCTGCATGCCGATACGGTGATCGACGGGTTGCCGATCCGGATCAGCGATACCGCGGGCATCCGCGTCAGCGACGAACCGATCGAACGCGAAGGCATCAAGCGAGCTCGCGGCGCCGCGGTCGACGCCGACTTGGTCGTCCGCGTGGTCCAGCCGGGAATCCCCCCCCTCGATGACGTCGTCCATGCCGCCACGATCGACGTGATGAACAAGATGGATACCTTGGCGTCAGACAGTTGTGTCGACCAAAGTGTTGTCGGAACCATCGCAACAACGGGCCAAGGAATCGAATTGCTGATGGATCGAATCGTCTCGGTGCTGACTCAAGCGATGCCCTCGCCCGGTGCCGCCGCAGCAATCAATCGGCGTCAAGCGTGGTTGATCCGTGCGATCGCAGAGAGCGACGATGCTGTCGCACAAACAATGCTGTTGCAGGAACTTTTGACACCCACGTCGGACCATGAAAGCCAATTTGATGAATGA
- a CDS encoding isoaspartyl peptidase/L-asparaginase family protein yields the protein MNETKRKWSIAIHGGAGGGPATWSEAKRAARSDGLERALQKGADLLKQGAAAIDVVEAVIVVFEDDANFNAGRGAVLTEDGVAELDASIMDGRTAACGAVASVTKVKNPISLARLVMTQTPHVLLVGKGADEFAEDQSSALVTPDYFMSRQPEVTDDNTPPHFGTVGCVAYDSLGNVAAGTSTGGTTKKLPGRVGDSPIIGAGTYATNDACAVSCTGLGEEFIRACVAYDLVAQMRYAGRSLEQAVDEVMVTRLAKDVGGLIAVSNHGRIVMQHNTPGMNCGMAHGDGQWMTSLALSGGRFAP from the coding sequence ATGAATGAAACGAAACGGAAATGGTCGATCGCGATTCACGGCGGGGCCGGTGGTGGTCCGGCGACATGGAGCGAAGCGAAACGAGCGGCAAGATCGGACGGGCTCGAGCGGGCCTTGCAAAAGGGGGCCGATCTGCTGAAGCAGGGCGCTGCTGCGATTGATGTGGTGGAAGCCGTGATAGTCGTTTTCGAAGACGACGCGAACTTCAATGCTGGTCGAGGCGCGGTGTTGACCGAAGACGGCGTTGCGGAACTGGATGCGTCGATCATGGACGGACGAACCGCGGCATGTGGCGCGGTGGCGAGCGTGACCAAGGTGAAGAATCCGATCTCGCTGGCTCGCTTGGTCATGACACAAACGCCGCACGTGTTGTTGGTGGGCAAGGGCGCCGACGAGTTTGCCGAGGATCAATCGTCCGCGTTGGTGACACCCGACTACTTCATGTCGCGACAGCCCGAAGTGACCGACGATAACACTCCGCCGCACTTCGGAACGGTCGGATGTGTGGCGTACGATTCACTCGGAAATGTTGCCGCGGGTACCAGTACCGGTGGAACGACGAAAAAGTTGCCGGGTCGCGTGGGGGATTCACCGATCATCGGCGCAGGAACGTATGCGACCAACGATGCATGTGCGGTTTCATGCACGGGGCTTGGCGAAGAGTTCATTCGCGCGTGCGTCGCTTATGATCTGGTTGCCCAGATGCGCTACGCCGGTCGATCGCTTGAACAAGCAGTCGACGAAGTGATGGTCACCCGCTTAGCAAAGGATGTCGGCGGTTTAATCGCCGTGTCCAATCATGGTCGCATCGTGATGCAACACAACACACCCGGCATGAACTGTGGCATGGCGCATGGTGATGGTCAATGGATGACGTCGTTGGCACTTTCCGGCGGTCGGTTTGCGCCTTGA
- a CDS encoding D-alanine--D-alanine ligase family protein, with translation MTNRRILVLVRDGHVPPLTLDGVTEDELTPWKAEFDVCETLRRLGHDVLPVGVYDDLAPIREALRDFQPDITFMLLEEFHGVVTYDFAVISYLELMQQPYTGCNPRGLLLSKDKALSKKVLSYHRIPTPRFAVFPYGRKTHRPKKLSFPLFVKSVIEDASFGIAQASIVHTDEALAERVAFLHDKTKDDVIAEQFIEGRELYVGVVGNTRLTTFPAWEMDFGKMPDDVARIATRTVKFNRKYQEKHDITTRAADDLDAATADRISKICKRVYRALSMSGYARMDLRMTSEGGIFVIEANANPNIEYGEDFSESAEVAGIDYESLMQRIINLGLSYKAAWMAT, from the coding sequence ATGACGAATCGACGAATCTTGGTCTTGGTTCGCGACGGACACGTGCCGCCGTTGACGCTTGACGGCGTCACCGAGGACGAGTTGACTCCGTGGAAAGCGGAATTTGATGTATGCGAAACGCTCCGCCGCTTGGGTCACGATGTGCTGCCGGTCGGCGTCTACGATGATCTTGCGCCGATTCGCGAAGCGCTGCGTGACTTCCAGCCTGATATCACGTTCATGCTGCTGGAAGAATTCCACGGCGTGGTTACCTACGACTTCGCCGTCATCAGCTATTTGGAACTGATGCAGCAACCCTATACGGGATGCAATCCGCGCGGGCTGCTGTTGAGCAAAGACAAAGCGTTATCGAAAAAGGTGTTATCCTATCACCGCATTCCGACGCCACGATTTGCAGTGTTTCCGTATGGTCGCAAAACCCATCGGCCCAAGAAACTGTCGTTTCCGTTGTTCGTCAAGTCGGTGATCGAAGACGCGTCGTTTGGAATCGCCCAAGCATCGATCGTTCACACCGATGAAGCGCTAGCCGAACGGGTCGCGTTCTTGCACGACAAGACCAAGGACGACGTCATCGCCGAACAGTTCATCGAGGGCCGCGAGTTGTACGTTGGCGTCGTGGGAAACACCCGGTTGACGACATTTCCGGCTTGGGAAATGGACTTTGGCAAAATGCCCGATGACGTCGCCCGCATCGCAACGCGGACGGTCAAGTTCAATCGCAAGTATCAAGAGAAGCACGACATCACGACTCGCGCAGCCGATGACTTGGATGCCGCCACGGCGGACCGCATCTCCAAAATTTGCAAACGGGTGTACCGTGCACTCAGCATGAGTGGCTACGCCCGCATGGATTTGCGAATGACCAGCGAAGGCGGAATCTTCGTGATCGAAGCCAACGCGAACCCGAACATCGAATACGGGGAAGACTTTTCCGAGTCGGCGGAAGTGGCAGGAATCGACTACGAATCGCTGATGCAACGAATCATCAATCTAGGACTCAGCTACAAAGCCGCCTGGATGGCGACTTAA
- a CDS encoding CpaF family protein — protein MRTGTPPAKPDAGRQQQFEDIKRRIHGKLVDKLDLSRVGDLKGDTLKREIRMVVEHLCDAEETLLNRQERERIVDEVIDEVLGLGPLELILKDPLVSDILINGPKNIYVEKGGQMQKSEVEFRDNKHLLQIIDRIVSKVGRRVDETSPMVDARLEDGSRVNAIIPPLALDGACVSIRRFGSNPLKLEDLLNYKAFTPEMVMLLEGCIKARLNCIIAGGTGSGKTTLLNTLSSFIDHHDRIVTIEDAAELQLQQDHVVRLETRPANIEGTGAVTATDLVKNALRMRPERIIIGECRGGETLDMLQAMNTGHDGSMTTVHANTPRDAIARLETLVMMSGFDLPVKAIRQQVSGAVDVLIQANRLQGGPRRVTAITEVVGMEQDTVILQDIYRFVQKGVNEQGKAFGHFECTGVRPSFMEKLESAGVRLPASAFRERVMMQA, from the coding sequence ATGCGAACTGGCACCCCACCCGCAAAGCCTGACGCCGGCCGTCAACAACAATTCGAAGACATCAAACGACGCATCCACGGCAAGTTGGTCGACAAGCTTGACCTGTCCCGCGTCGGCGACTTGAAGGGCGATACGCTCAAACGCGAAATCCGCATGGTGGTCGAACACCTTTGCGATGCCGAAGAGACGCTGCTGAACCGTCAAGAACGCGAGCGTATCGTCGACGAAGTCATCGACGAAGTGCTGGGGCTTGGCCCGCTCGAACTGATTCTGAAAGACCCGTTGGTCAGCGATATTTTGATCAACGGACCGAAAAACATCTACGTCGAAAAAGGCGGCCAGATGCAGAAGTCGGAAGTCGAATTCCGAGATAACAAACACTTGCTGCAGATCATCGACCGCATCGTCAGCAAGGTCGGCCGTCGCGTCGACGAAACGTCGCCGATGGTTGACGCTCGCCTGGAAGACGGTTCGCGGGTCAACGCGATCATCCCACCACTGGCTTTGGACGGAGCGTGCGTTTCGATTCGTCGATTCGGTTCGAACCCGTTGAAGTTGGAAGACTTGCTCAACTACAAAGCGTTCACGCCAGAGATGGTGATGTTGCTGGAAGGCTGCATCAAAGCCCGACTCAACTGCATCATCGCCGGCGGTACCGGTTCGGGTAAAACGACGCTGCTGAACACGTTGTCGTCGTTCATCGACCACCATGACCGGATCGTCACAATCGAAGACGCGGCCGAATTGCAATTGCAACAAGACCACGTCGTTCGTTTGGAAACTCGCCCCGCCAACATCGAAGGCACCGGCGCCGTCACCGCGACGGACTTGGTCAAGAACGCCCTGCGGATGCGTCCGGAACGAATCATCATCGGCGAATGCCGTGGTGGCGAAACATTGGACATGTTGCAGGCCATGAACACCGGCCACGACGGTTCGATGACGACAGTTCACGCCAATACGCCGCGTGACGCGATCGCTCGTTTGGAAACACTGGTGATGATGTCGGGCTTCGACCTGCCCGTCAAAGCAATTCGCCAACAGGTCTCTGGTGCCGTTGACGTGCTGATTCAAGCCAACCGTTTGCAAGGCGGACCTCGCCGCGTGACCGCGATCACCGAAGTGGTGGGTATGGAACAAGACACCGTCATCCTGCAAGACATTTACCGTTTCGTCCAGAAGGGCGTCAACGAGCAAGGCAAGGCGTTCGGCCACTTCGAATGCACGGGCGTTCGCCCAAGCTTCATGGAAAAACTCGAATCCGCCGGTGTGCGTTTGCCCGCCAGCGCATTCCGCGAACGCGTCATGATGCAAGCGTAG
- the recQ gene encoding DNA helicase RecQ, which produces MSASPVHTTDVHRILKEVWGYDAFRPLQHESIECVIQRRDSLTVLPTGGGKSLCFQVPALAIDALAVVISPLISLMKDQVDALRACGVAAAFVNSTQSDDEKREVAELIRSRELKLLYLAPERLLNPKTFEFLRRQTISFFAIDEAHCISNWGHDFRPEYRGLRQLVDQFPGVSVHAYTATASGPVRDDIVTQLGLREPEVIIGDFDRPNLTYRMIRTDGRLGQVMEVVGRHSGESGVVYCISRKEVEKTAAAMVQAGIVALPYHAGLSDETRKQNQDAFINDRCDVIVATVAFGMGIDKSNVRFVVHAGMPKSIEHYQQESGRAGRDGLESECVLFYSGGDVVTWKKIMSGEPSSYDSSVASLESMFGVCASAVCRHRSLVEHFGQSYATNNCGACDVCLDEIDLVDDPITLSQKILSCVVRLRERFGVSHTAKVLCGSGEQRIRQLGHDQLSTYGLLADDGLPSVRMWIDQLIQQGYLCRLGEYQTLGLTESGRRLLHRDGEPKLTIATKSKKAVRSTGVATPADAWQGVDRGLFDVLRQLRRDIATERSVPAYVIFGDATLREFARERPTTLAAFAKIKGVGERKLADLGEPFVESIEGYCRDLNIT; this is translated from the coding sequence ATGTCGGCAAGTCCCGTTCACACCACCGACGTTCACCGAATCCTGAAAGAAGTCTGGGGATACGACGCGTTTCGGCCTCTCCAGCATGAATCGATTGAATGCGTGATCCAGCGCCGCGATTCATTGACGGTGCTACCCACTGGCGGCGGGAAGTCTCTTTGTTTTCAGGTTCCCGCACTGGCGATCGACGCCTTGGCGGTTGTGATTTCGCCGCTGATTTCGTTGATGAAGGACCAAGTCGACGCGCTGCGGGCTTGTGGTGTCGCGGCCGCCTTCGTCAATAGCACGCAAAGCGACGACGAGAAACGCGAGGTTGCCGAACTGATTCGCAGTCGCGAATTGAAACTGCTGTATCTAGCTCCCGAACGGTTGCTCAACCCCAAGACCTTTGAGTTTCTGCGCCGCCAAACGATCTCGTTCTTTGCCATCGACGAGGCGCACTGCATCAGCAATTGGGGGCATGACTTTCGCCCCGAGTATCGAGGCTTGCGTCAGTTGGTGGATCAGTTCCCGGGCGTTTCGGTTCACGCCTATACGGCGACCGCGTCGGGGCCGGTGCGCGATGACATCGTCACACAGCTTGGGCTGCGAGAACCCGAAGTGATCATCGGCGATTTCGATCGACCCAATTTGACGTACCGCATGATTCGCACCGACGGCCGACTCGGTCAAGTCATGGAAGTCGTCGGTCGTCACTCCGGCGAATCGGGTGTCGTGTACTGCATCAGCCGCAAGGAAGTTGAAAAGACGGCCGCTGCGATGGTGCAAGCCGGCATCGTAGCGCTGCCGTACCACGCCGGACTGAGTGACGAGACTCGAAAACAGAATCAAGACGCGTTCATCAATGATCGCTGCGACGTGATCGTCGCCACCGTCGCGTTCGGAATGGGAATCGACAAATCCAACGTGCGTTTCGTCGTTCATGCCGGTATGCCCAAATCGATCGAACACTATCAGCAAGAAAGTGGTCGCGCCGGACGTGATGGGCTGGAATCCGAATGTGTGCTGTTCTATTCGGGCGGCGACGTGGTGACGTGGAAAAAGATCATGTCGGGCGAACCGTCTTCGTACGATTCATCGGTCGCGTCGCTCGAATCAATGTTCGGCGTTTGTGCCTCGGCAGTCTGCCGACACCGATCGCTGGTGGAGCACTTTGGCCAAAGCTATGCGACGAACAACTGCGGCGCTTGCGACGTGTGTTTGGACGAAATCGACTTGGTCGATGATCCGATCACGCTGAGCCAGAAGATTTTGTCTTGCGTCGTGCGGCTCAGAGAACGTTTCGGCGTATCGCATACGGCCAAGGTGCTGTGCGGTTCCGGCGAACAGCGGATCCGCCAACTCGGGCACGACCAATTGAGCACGTACGGATTGCTGGCGGACGATGGTTTGCCGTCCGTCCGCATGTGGATCGACCAATTGATTCAACAAGGTTATCTGTGTCGATTGGGCGAGTACCAAACGTTGGGGCTGACCGAATCAGGCCGTCGGTTGTTGCACCGTGACGGCGAACCGAAATTGACGATCGCGACGAAATCAAAGAAAGCAGTGCGAAGCACCGGAGTCGCCACGCCCGCCGATGCATGGCAGGGCGTTGATCGCGGACTGTTCGATGTACTGCGTCAATTGCGGCGTGATATCGCAACGGAGCGAAGCGTTCCCGCCTACGTCATTTTCGGCGACGCGACTCTGCGCGAGTTCGCCAGAGAACGACCCACGACGCTGGCCGCCTTCGCGAAAATCAAAGGTGTGGGCGAACGCAAACTCGCCGACCTGGGCGAACCCTTCGTCGAATCGATCGAAGGTTATTGCCGTGACTTGAATATCACCTAG
- a CDS encoding putative zinc-binding metallopeptidase, which translates to MSDEQLLDLRFCDLNLTIAGTPLEKRIAQLGEELARRGLLFKPHCWLSVDWFSPDDIPGIAIPFYLAHPRLMRLERKQLLDVEGGTQSWCMKILRHEAGHAIDSAYRLRRRAAYREIFGKPSLPYPEYYNPTPSSKDFVLHLEMWYAQSHPLEDFAETFAVWLRPGSRWRTRYDDWPAINKLHAVNDFMKSIQGQKPRVQSRATIEPISRIRKTLRSHYAQKREHYGVDYPSVYDNDLRKLFHMDTEDKRNPTAAAFLTRIRPELRLSVARWTGEYTYTIDQVIQEMIERCRELKLRMGGSPDEVKRDAMILVAVRTTNFLHEEGHRVAI; encoded by the coding sequence ATGTCCGACGAGCAATTGTTGGATCTACGGTTCTGTGACCTGAATTTGACGATCGCAGGCACGCCGTTGGAAAAGCGAATCGCCCAACTGGGTGAAGAGTTAGCCCGACGCGGACTGCTTTTCAAGCCTCACTGCTGGCTGAGCGTCGATTGGTTCTCGCCCGACGACATTCCGGGGATCGCGATTCCGTTCTACCTCGCTCATCCGCGGTTGATGCGATTGGAGCGAAAACAACTGCTGGATGTCGAAGGCGGCACCCAATCGTGGTGCATGAAGATTTTGCGGCACGAGGCGGGGCACGCGATTGACAGTGCGTACCGACTGCGTCGAAGGGCCGCTTACCGCGAGATTTTCGGCAAACCGTCCCTGCCGTACCCCGAATATTACAACCCGACGCCGTCCAGCAAAGACTTCGTTTTACACCTGGAAATGTGGTACGCTCAGTCACATCCGTTAGAAGATTTCGCGGAAACGTTTGCCGTGTGGTTAAGGCCCGGATCTCGTTGGCGAACCCGTTATGACGACTGGCCCGCGATCAACAAACTGCATGCGGTGAACGATTTCATGAAATCGATTCAAGGGCAGAAGCCGCGTGTCCAATCGAGGGCGACGATCGAACCGATCTCGCGAATCCGCAAAACCCTTCGCAGCCACTACGCGCAGAAACGCGAACACTACGGCGTCGACTACCCCAGCGTGTACGACAACGACCTTCGCAAGCTTTTTCACATGGACACCGAAGACAAACGCAATCCCACAGCAGCGGCTTTCTTGACGCGAATTCGCCCCGAACTCAGACTGTCCGTTGCGAGATGGACCGGCGAATACACCTACACGATCGATCAAGTGATCCAAGAAATGATCGAACGCTGCCGAGAATTGAAACTGCGAATGGGCGGTTCACCCGACGAAGTCAAACGCGATGCCATGATCCTTGTCGCGGTTCGAACCACCAACTTTTTGCACGAGGAAGGCCACCGTGTCGCCATTTAG
- a CDS encoding BlaI/MecI/CopY family transcriptional regulator, which translates to MTDSTRSHIPPKPMPSVGPEELAIFQFVQDSGPVTVRQAAEHFAALGKARTTVLTVMERLRCKGLLSREKVGSTFRYQSCVPRGEVMQSLVGDFVRRVLGGSVTPFMAYMSDSDQISETELEELKKIVETIEKRHSEGKQ; encoded by the coding sequence ATGACCGATTCAACGCGCAGCCACATCCCGCCCAAACCCATGCCTTCGGTTGGCCCCGAAGAATTGGCGATCTTTCAGTTTGTCCAAGACAGCGGGCCGGTTACCGTCCGCCAAGCGGCCGAGCATTTCGCGGCGCTAGGGAAAGCCCGAACCACCGTGTTGACAGTCATGGAACGTCTCCGGTGCAAGGGATTGCTTTCGCGAGAAAAGGTGGGCAGCACGTTTCGATACCAATCGTGTGTCCCGCGAGGCGAAGTGATGCAGTCGCTCGTTGGCGACTTTGTCCGCCGCGTTCTGGGCGGGTCCGTGACACCGTTCATGGCCTACATGAGCGATTCGGACCAGATCAGTGAAACAGAACTGGAAGAATTGAAAAAGATTGTCGAAACGATCGAGAAACGGCACAGCGAGGGAAAACAATGA
- a CDS encoding type II secretion system F family protein, which yields MITSFILFAALSTATIASISVFVAVTAAAWFVIGRVSGNDQPTAEARLDVLRRGRAATDDTSDSEKSRKKSEAFTSALEKATSPLEKTVSGNEKEMSQLREKLVNAGFRRETAPVVFKGMQLILAGVGLFLGGAVGLFTDGFSQGMLMKLAGGVVVGFGLPTAILGHLAKKRKEKIFLGLPDALDLMVVCVEAGLGMDQALRKVAEEMMKSHKDIGEEFGIANQQLQFGRTRSEVLQALGFRSGVDDLKQLASILIQADKFGSSVANALRVQSDSMRIKRRQIAEEKAAKTAVKMIFPLVLFIFPGIFVVLVGPAGINMYRNMLSK from the coding sequence ATGATCACATCGTTCATCCTTTTTGCCGCATTGAGCACCGCGACGATTGCGTCGATCTCGGTCTTCGTCGCCGTTACTGCTGCCGCCTGGTTCGTGATTGGTCGCGTAAGCGGCAACGACCAACCGACCGCAGAAGCGCGTTTGGACGTACTGCGTCGTGGCCGAGCCGCGACTGACGATACCAGCGATTCGGAAAAGAGTCGAAAGAAATCGGAAGCTTTCACGTCTGCGCTGGAAAAGGCAACGTCGCCGCTCGAAAAGACAGTGTCGGGCAACGAGAAAGAAATGAGCCAGCTTCGCGAAAAGCTGGTCAATGCCGGCTTCCGACGCGAAACTGCGCCGGTGGTCTTCAAAGGGATGCAGCTGATCTTAGCCGGTGTGGGCTTGTTCCTCGGCGGTGCGGTGGGATTGTTTACCGACGGTTTCAGCCAAGGCATGCTGATGAAGCTGGCCGGTGGTGTTGTCGTCGGATTCGGACTGCCGACGGCGATCCTGGGCCACTTGGCGAAAAAGCGTAAGGAGAAGATTTTCCTGGGGCTTCCCGATGCATTGGACTTGATGGTCGTCTGCGTCGAAGCCGGCTTGGGCATGGACCAAGCACTTCGCAAAGTCGCGGAAGAAATGATGAAGAGCCACAAAGATATCGGTGAAGAATTCGGTATCGCAAACCAACAGCTTCAATTCGGTCGTACTCGTAGCGAAGTGCTGCAAGCACTCGGCTTCCGCAGCGGCGTCGATGACCTGAAACAATTGGCATCGATCTTGATCCAAGCTGATAAGTTCGGTTCGAGCGTCGCAAACGCACTTCGTGTTCAAAGCGATTCGATGCGAATCAAGCGTCGGCAAATCGCCGAAGAGAAAGCGGCAAAGACGGCGGTGAAAATGATTTTCCCATTGGTGCTATTCATTTTCCCGGGGATCTTCGTCGTACTCGTGGGACCTGCGGGTATCAACATGTATCGCAACATGTTGTCGAAGTAG
- a CDS encoding type II secretion system F family protein, whose product MSGLVIALVIGVVVASLVAFAVNVLAPSDDSTATEDRLAAMASRRRGGTAEAAQASLMRLDGDDGTSLMSRLTAGMPAISDYLEQADIPLTPAKFGFICVGCFAGGVVLCALSPVPVLLAPIIGALFMGLPIGWLMMKRKKRLSRFGNQMPEALELLSRSLRAGHSLNAGFGLVASEMEAPLSTEFGRCFEEQNLGIPLEEAIDDMAKRIPNMDLRFFATAIVLQRQTGGDLSEILDKIGHLVRERLMILGTIQALTGEGRMSGAVLLALPPVLFVVMLKLNYEYIMMLFTDEIGRYMLCAALVTQLIGALVIRKIITIKV is encoded by the coding sequence ATGTCCGGATTAGTCATTGCTTTAGTGATCGGCGTTGTTGTCGCTTCACTGGTTGCATTTGCCGTGAACGTCCTCGCCCCCTCGGACGATTCGACCGCTACCGAAGATCGTCTAGCGGCGATGGCGTCACGCCGTCGTGGCGGCACGGCGGAAGCAGCGCAAGCATCACTGATGCGATTGGACGGGGATGACGGCACCAGCCTGATGTCGCGTCTGACCGCTGGCATGCCAGCGATTTCGGACTACTTGGAACAGGCAGATATTCCGTTGACGCCCGCCAAGTTCGGGTTCATCTGCGTCGGCTGTTTCGCGGGTGGTGTCGTGCTGTGTGCACTGTCACCAGTCCCTGTTCTGCTGGCACCGATCATTGGCGCCTTGTTCATGGGATTGCCGATCGGATGGTTGATGATGAAACGAAAGAAGCGATTGTCTCGGTTCGGCAATCAAATGCCCGAAGCTTTGGAACTGCTTAGCCGTTCACTCCGCGCCGGCCACTCGCTCAATGCTGGATTTGGATTGGTCGCATCCGAAATGGAAGCACCACTTTCGACCGAGTTTGGGCGTTGCTTCGAGGAACAGAATCTCGGCATTCCGTTAGAAGAAGCGATCGACGACATGGCCAAGCGAATCCCCAACATGGACCTTCGCTTCTTCGCAACCGCGATTGTTCTTCAACGTCAGACCGGTGGCGACCTCTCGGAAATTTTGGACAAGATCGGACACCTCGTCCGCGAACGTCTGATGATTCTGGGAACGATCCAAGCATTGACCGGCGAAGGTCGAATGAGTGGTGCGGTACTGCTAGCGTTACCACCGGTGCTGTTCGTGGTGATGCTGAAGCTCAACTACGAATACATCATGATGCTGTTCACTGACGAAATCGGTCGCTACATGCTGTGTGCCGCCTTGGTCACTCAGTTGATCGGTGCCCTTGTGATTCGCAAGATCATCACGATCAAAGTCTAA